A region of Vigna radiata var. radiata cultivar VC1973A chromosome 6, Vradiata_ver6, whole genome shotgun sequence DNA encodes the following proteins:
- the LOC106764941 gene encoding U-box domain-containing protein 15 codes for MGEGENIEVETEAESEASSSWNLGKHTQIIELSEKLLDGNLSAKIEAAREIRKMVRKSSSPSKIRAKLAAAGVIEPLVLMLSSSNIEARQSSLLALLNLAVRNERNKVKIVTDGAMPPLVELLKMKNSGIRELATAAVLSLSAAASNKPIIAASGAAPFLVQILKSGSVQGKVDAVTALHNLSTSNENSIELLDPSAVFPLINLLKECKKYSKFAEKATSLLEILSNSEEGRTAISIADGGILTLVETVEDGSLVSTEHAVGTLLSLCRSCRDKYRELILKEGAIPGLLRLTVEGTAEAQDRARVLLDLLRDSPPEKRLTSSVLEKIVYDIAERVDGADKAAETAKQLLQDMVQRSMEHSMKCIQHRAASCTPSIPST; via the exons ATGGGAGAGGGAGAGAACATAGAAGTGGAAACAGAAGCAGAATCCGAAGCATCATCGTCCTGGAACCTCGGAAAACACACTCAGATAATCGAGCTCTCGGAGAAGTTGTTGGACGGGAACCTTAGCGCCAAGATTGAGGCTGCAAGGGAGATAAGGAAGATGGTTCGGAAATCATCGTCCCCGTCGAAGATACGTGCTAAGCTCGCCGCAGCAGGTGTGATTGAACCCCTCGTGCTGATGCTGTCGTCTTCCAACATCGAAGCTCGCCAATCCTCTCTTCTCGCTCTCCTCAACCTCGCTGTTCGCAATGAACG AAACAAGGTCAAAATAGTGACAGATGGTGCCATGCCTCCACTGGTGGAGCTCCTCAAGATGAAAAATAGCGGTATACGAGAATTAGCTACAGCTGCAGTCTTGTCACTCTCGGCTGCTGCATCCAACAAGCCCATTATTGCTGCTTCTGGAGCCGCAcctttccttgtccagattctCAAATCTGGAAGTGTTCAAGGCAAAGTTGATGCTGTTACAGCACTCCATAATCTTTCTACCAGCAACGAGAATTCCATTGAACTTCTTGATCCAAGTGCTGTTTTCCCTCTGATCAACCTTCTCAAAGAATGCAAGAAGTATTCCAAGTTTGCGGAAAAAGCCACATCACTGCTTGAAATCCTTTCCAACTCTGAAGAAGGGCGAACTGCAATCTCAATTGCAGATGGTGGAATCTTAACCCTAGTTGAGACAGTTGAAGATGGATCACTTGTCAGCACAGAACATGCTGTAGGAACTCTGCTATCTTTATGCCGAAGCTGCCGGGATAAATACCGGGAACTGATTCTTAAAGAAGGAGCGATTCCGGGTCTGCTTCGTCTAACCGTGGAGGGCACGGCTGAAGCTCAAGATAGAGCTCGTGTGCTTCTGGATTTGCTCAGAGATTCTCCCCCAGAAAAGAGACTAACCTCATCAGttttggagaaaattgtttatGACATTGCTGAACGAGTAGATGGAGCAGATAAAGCTGCTGAAACTGCCAAACAGTTGTTGCAAGATATGGTTCAAAGGAGTATGGAACACAGCATGAAATGCATCCAGCATAGGGCTGCATCTTGCACTCCTTCTATTCCTTCCACTTGA